A region of Heteronotia binoei isolate CCM8104 ecotype False Entrance Well chromosome 2, APGP_CSIRO_Hbin_v1, whole genome shotgun sequence DNA encodes the following proteins:
- the ATCAY gene encoding caytaxin yields the protein MGTTEATLRMENVDVKEEWQDEDFPRPLPEVAGMESLGGPNENTLSPPNTLNFSNGAHHKRKTLVAPEINISLDQSEGSLLSDDFLDTPDDLDINVDDIETPDETDSLEFLGNGNELEWEDDTPVATAKNMPGDSADLFGDGATEDGSATNGRLWRTVIIGEQEHRIDLQMIKPYMRVVTHGGYYGEGLNAIIVFAACYLPDSNLPDYHYIMENLFLYVISSLELLVAEDYMIVYLNGATPRRRMPGIGWLKKCYQMIDRRLRKNLKALIIVHPSWFIRTVLAISRPFISVKFISKIQYVHTLEELEHIIPMEHVQIPVCVLQFEEERNRARKERAEEKQDMVERERPVLPVEDQETSMS from the exons GCCTCTCCCAGAAGTGGCAGGAATGGAGTCTCTGGGCGGCCCAAACGAGAACACATTGT CACCACCAAATACGTTAAATTTTAGTAATGGGGCACATCATAAACGGAAAACGCTCGTCGCCCCGGAAATCAACATTTCTCTGGATCAGAGTGAAGGCTCCCTCTTATCAGATGATTTCTTGGACACGCCTGATGACCTGGACATAAATGTGGATGACATCGAAACCCCAGACGAGACAGATTCCCTTGAGTTCTTGGGCAATGGGAATGAACTGGAGTGGgaag ATGATACTCCGGTGGCCACAGCAAAAAATATGCCTGGGGACAGTGCGGACTTGTTTGGGGACGGGGCCACGGAAGATGGCAGCGCCACCAATGGGCGCCTATGGAGGACAGTCATCATTGGTGAACAGGAACACCGCATTGATCTGCAGATGATCAAGCCGTACATGAGAGTCGTCACACACGGAG GCTATTACGGAGAAGGCCTCAACGCCATCATTGTCTTCGCTGCCTGCTATCTGCCCGACAGCAACCTGCCGGATTATCATTACATCATGGAGAATCTCTTCTT GTACGTGATCAGTAGCCTGGAGCTCTTGGTGGCCGAGGACTACATGATTGTGTACTTGAACGGTGCTACACCACGCCGAAGAATGCCTGGGATTGGTTGGCTGAAAAAATGCTACCAGATGATTGACAGAAG ATTACGGAAGAACCTGAAAGCTCTGATAATCGTTCACCCCTCTTGGTTCATTCGGACAGTGCTGGCGATTTCAAGGCCGTTTATCAG TGTGAAGTTTATCAGTAAGATCCAGTACGTTCACACACTGGAGGAATTAGAGCACATTATCCCCATGGAACATGTCCAGATTCCAGTTTGTGTCCTACA GTTTGAAGAAGAGAGAAACAGAGCCAGAAAAGAAAG GGCAGAAGAAAAACAGGACATGGTTGAGAGAGAAAG GCCTGTACTGCCAGTGGAGGATCAGGAAACAAG CATGTCATGA